In Spiroplasma chinense, a single window of DNA contains:
- a CDS encoding cation-translocating P-type ATPase, producing the protein MNLENKKGELPLSVEVESHQKEWHRLSNEKILKILKTDQHKGLTQNEADKRLEEFGRNTLPQPKKPNIVLIFLKSFLDPLSIMLVIAGLASLVVSLVSGEITPPDIAGITIIAVIVLSNSFIATVQEWKSLNQVASLGDKKRIAVVLRDGNKKEIDIEELVPGDIIFIKSGDFVPGDTRIVDNQMLKIDESALTGENESVDKISEIIKEKNLVLGDQKNIAFMSTLVVEGKMMGVVFGTGPNSEIGKIATKITDTKKETTPLERKVVKLTVVIGLISVILGLILFGVTLLIKNNLDWATNPEQFESYSKLILIAVSSAISVIPESLTIIVKICLMVATKKMARKNVLIKNPKSIETLGNVNVICSDKTGTLTQNKMHVDSLFMNMKSSNIEELDFSKSEYVTNCLALCSDALIHKDEKIGSATELALIEMLKKYDIKYLNLRKTHKRIDEIPFDSKRKMMTTVCQVDDKKIVYTKGAVDYLVKSCKFKNIDGKVSELTSTDVETIKNQMYEYAKKGMRTIGFSYKELINDDDLYEQDLIFLGVAAIIDPPREEVIHSIKEAHSAGIRVIMITGDHKITAFEIASRLGISNEYYKDVITGQDIEELSYEDLKEKLKTTNVFARVNPEHKALIVTALQEDNNIVAMTGDGVNDSPSLVKADVGIAMGITGTEVSKEVSDVILSDDNFKSIIAGVNSGRNVYEKIKYSISFLIAANLSQVLTLLLILAIHQSLALNSVNILFHIFVVETIVAIPIGMQRERKGVMLNQPPKHKRETLLKGIVIQMIITTTFNTLFAVLNYQISIWYLPGDLELAENYGKTGVYVAVMFSPIFYAILYNNFFLPINSDGQNQVVVDRYKPNRWLLILMAVALTLSVLTMLPFEKLNEFFDFKTQGMPPLLMVIFFASALMVPWSIWATYKLLLISTKCKKATKVASL; encoded by the coding sequence ATGAATTTAGAAAATAAAAAGGGTGAACTTCCTCTCTCCGTTGAGGTAGAAAGCCATCAAAAAGAATGACATAGATTATCTAATGAGAAAATCTTAAAAATTCTTAAAACCGATCAACACAAAGGTTTAACACAAAATGAGGCAGATAAAAGATTAGAGGAATTTGGTAGAAATACTTTACCACAACCTAAAAAACCAAATATCGTGCTTATATTTTTAAAATCTTTCTTAGATCCATTAAGTATAATGTTAGTTATTGCGGGACTTGCTTCATTAGTTGTTTCTTTAGTGTCTGGTGAAATAACACCACCAGACATTGCAGGAATAACAATTATAGCAGTTATAGTTCTTTCAAACTCTTTTATAGCAACAGTTCAAGAGTGAAAATCACTCAATCAAGTAGCTTCTCTTGGAGATAAAAAGAGAATTGCTGTTGTTTTAAGAGATGGAAATAAAAAAGAAATTGATATTGAAGAACTAGTTCCTGGAGATATTATTTTTATTAAATCTGGGGATTTTGTTCCTGGAGATACAAGAATTGTAGATAATCAAATGTTAAAAATTGATGAATCTGCATTAACTGGAGAAAATGAATCTGTTGATAAAATATCAGAGATCATTAAAGAAAAAAACTTAGTATTGGGTGACCAAAAGAACATTGCTTTTATGTCAACATTAGTAGTTGAAGGTAAAATGATGGGAGTTGTTTTTGGAACAGGTCCTAACTCAGAAATTGGAAAAATTGCAACAAAAATTACTGATACCAAAAAAGAAACAACTCCTTTAGAAAGAAAAGTTGTTAAATTAACTGTGGTTATTGGTTTAATTTCAGTTATTTTAGGTTTAATTTTATTTGGAGTAACTTTATTAATTAAAAATAATTTAGACTGAGCTACAAACCCAGAACAATTTGAAAGTTACAGTAAATTAATTCTAATTGCAGTTTCTTCTGCAATTAGTGTTATTCCAGAATCATTAACAATTATTGTAAAAATTTGTTTAATGGTTGCAACTAAAAAAATGGCAAGAAAAAATGTTTTAATTAAAAATCCAAAATCAATTGAAACACTTGGTAATGTAAATGTTATTTGTTCTGATAAAACTGGAACACTTACACAAAACAAAATGCATGTTGATAGTTTATTTATGAACATGAAAAGTAGTAACATCGAAGAACTTGATTTTTCAAAAAGTGAATATGTTACAAATTGTTTAGCTTTATGTAGTGATGCCTTAATTCACAAGGATGAAAAAATAGGTAGTGCAACAGAACTTGCATTAATTGAAATGCTAAAAAAATATGATATTAAGTATTTAAATTTAAGAAAAACTCATAAAAGAATTGATGAAATTCCTTTTGATTCAAAGAGAAAAATGATGACAACAGTTTGTCAAGTTGATGACAAAAAAATAGTTTACACAAAAGGGGCTGTAGATTATTTAGTTAAATCATGTAAATTTAAAAATATTGATGGTAAAGTTAGCGAATTAACTTCAACTGATGTTGAAACAATTAAAAACCAAATGTATGAATATGCAAAAAAAGGTATGAGAACAATTGGTTTCTCATATAAAGAATTGATAAATGATGATGATTTATATGAGCAAGATTTAATTTTCTTAGGAGTGGCAGCTATAATAGATCCACCAAGAGAAGAAGTAATACATTCAATTAAAGAAGCTCACAGTGCGGGAATTAGAGTAATTATGATCACAGGAGATCATAAAATTACTGCTTTTGAAATAGCTTCAAGACTTGGAATATCTAATGAATACTATAAAGACGTAATAACAGGACAAGATATTGAAGAGTTAAGTTATGAAGACTTAAAAGAAAAACTAAAAACTACAAATGTATTTGCAAGAGTTAATCCAGAACATAAAGCTTTAATTGTTACAGCTTTACAAGAAGATAACAACATTGTTGCTATGACAGGAGATGGAGTAAATGACTCTCCAAGTTTAGTTAAAGCAGATGTTGGAATTGCTATGGGAATTACAGGAACAGAAGTTTCTAAAGAAGTTAGTGATGTAATCTTAAGTGACGATAACTTTAAATCAATTATTGCTGGGGTTAACTCAGGAAGAAACGTTTATGAAAAAATTAAATACTCTATCTCATTCTTAATTGCTGCAAACTTAAGCCAAGTATTAACATTGCTTTTAATTTTAGCAATTCATCAATCATTGGCTTTAAACTCAGTAAATATTCTATTCCACATCTTTGTGGTTGAAACAATTGTAGCAATCCCAATTGGAATGCAAAGAGAAAGAAAAGGGGTTATGTTAAATCAACCTCCAAAACATAAGCGAGAAACGTTATTAAAAGGAATTGTTATTCAAATGATAATTACAACCACTTTTAATACCTTATTTGCAGTTTTAAATTATCAAATTTCAATTTGATATTTACCGGGAGACTTAGAATTGGCTGAAAACTATGGTAAAACAGGAGTTTATGTAGCTGTTATGTTTTCACCAATCTTCTATGCTATTTTATACAATAACTTCTTCTTGCCAATCAATTCTGATGGACAAAACCAAGTTGTGGTGGATAGATATAAACCAAATAGATGATTATTAATTTTGATGGCTGTTGCTTTGACTTTATCAGTTCTTACAATGCTGCCATTTGAAAAATTAAATGAATTCTTTGATTTTAAAACTCAAGGTATGCCACCATTGTTAATGGTTATATTCTTTGCAAGTGCTTTAATGGTTCCTTGATCTATTTGGGCAACTTACAAACTATTGTTAATTTCAACAAAATGTAAAAAAGCAACCAAAGTTGCTAGTCTATAA
- a CDS encoding phosphatase PAP2 family protein, producing MNFFKKDGTFWKFKVPIFVLFCLSLILFIIASFYDQQMADVTFKVFNNKFLKALTVFMDEMGLYIFEPIAFILFAIWWESFIYYQNKHAKNNFVRNNKWIHYSYYVLALSIYIGILVSQSITRFENWDNGFGHDRDAKIMDTILYRYWAYGVVRVIQTSIVLISTYYLRFVFSKRSDVLEQQYWVDSFKALLYMMILAFFIMIVKWSFGRPFWFHVHFSEILAEKQKEDPSWVYDNTHINWGTGVDGTGPVEYYPWWKPNHFFDSLKYWFLSEADKRKVTNVWYARAFPSGHTNSTFAAFGLWFCFIGEHKGRKMTNKKVWMLAFCFILLCTMKYSLFIMGFHWITDLEISTIFAILMIPAINSLVDRHMTFYINKFRTKVLKQELKATIVDTKKGFWLCYQWSYGIQPIGWYSNSKDKDSKIAKVIKRHSLVK from the coding sequence ATGAATTTTTTTAAAAAAGATGGCACTTTTTGAAAATTTAAAGTACCAATATTTGTCTTGTTTTGTTTATCATTAATACTTTTTATAATAGCTTCTTTTTATGATCAACAAATGGCAGATGTAACATTTAAAGTTTTTAATAATAAGTTTTTAAAAGCATTAACAGTTTTTATGGATGAAATGGGGTTATACATCTTTGAACCAATAGCATTTATTTTATTTGCTATTTGATGAGAAAGTTTCATATATTACCAAAATAAACATGCAAAAAATAACTTTGTAAGAAATAATAAGTGAATCCACTATTCTTATTACGTACTTGCACTAAGTATTTATATTGGAATTTTGGTTTCTCAATCTATAACAAGATTTGAAAACTGAGATAATGGTTTTGGTCATGATAGAGATGCCAAAATTATGGACACAATACTTTATAGATATTGAGCTTATGGAGTTGTTAGAGTAATACAAACTTCAATTGTACTTATAAGTACTTATTACTTAAGATTTGTTTTTTCAAAAAGAAGCGATGTTTTAGAACAACAATATTGAGTAGATTCATTTAAAGCTTTGCTATATATGATGATACTTGCTTTCTTTATAATGATAGTTAAATGAAGCTTTGGACGACCTTTTTGATTTCATGTTCATTTTTCAGAAATATTGGCTGAAAAACAAAAAGAAGATCCAAGTTGAGTTTATGACAACACACATATTAATTGAGGTACTGGAGTTGACGGTACAGGGCCTGTAGAATATTATCCTTGATGAAAACCAAATCACTTCTTTGATAGCTTAAAGTACTGATTTTTATCAGAAGCTGATAAAAGAAAAGTTACAAACGTTTGATATGCAAGAGCATTTCCTTCAGGACACACAAACTCAACTTTTGCAGCATTTGGTTTATGATTTTGTTTTATAGGTGAACATAAGGGAAGAAAAATGACAAATAAAAAAGTTTGAATGCTTGCATTTTGTTTTATACTTCTTTGTACAATGAAATATAGTTTATTTATCATGGGATTCCATTGAATTACAGATTTAGAAATATCTACAATTTTTGCAATACTTATGATTCCTGCAATTAATTCACTTGTTGATAGACATATGACTTTCTATATAAACAAATTTAGAACAAAAGTCTTAAAACAAGAATTAAAAGCAACAATTGTTGATACCAAAAAAGGCTTTTGATTATGTTATCAATGAAGTTATGGTATACAACCAATTGGTTGATACTCAAACTCAAAAGATAAGGATTCAAAAATAGCTAAAGTAATTAAACGACACAGTTTAGTTAAATAA
- a CDS encoding helix-turn-helix domain-containing protein has translation MKKINYNNVLNEKLFILMLFTLLMGGVFFINSGYQGIDLAPIVTAWSIALLSFIMLFVAFLSQFNIVSKKWLYIMFYPPFPYRTVKRIIKNESKQDFDAFKTQMFLSKIRYAIMYLAILIVSSVSIKTNIYNVVIIVTCSVVLFNEVVQFILTLCWKNGKDVKILEKLYIVGKTYNSKSKKVNDEVIEFIEQNKGIANYKEIGKKFDISNETLNKIVQSESGFTFKQYSLNLKMKYAKKLLEENKYSTQEIAEMCGYNSKSSFLKAYKAHNN, from the coding sequence ATGAAAAAAATTAATTATAATAATGTTTTAAATGAAAAACTTTTTATTTTAATGCTTTTCACTCTATTAATGGGTGGAGTTTTTTTCATAAATTCTGGTTATCAAGGGATTGACTTAGCTCCTATAGTGACAGCATGATCAATAGCCCTTTTATCTTTTATTATGTTGTTTGTAGCTTTTTTAAGTCAATTTAATATAGTTTCTAAGAAATGGTTATATATAATGTTTTATCCTCCTTTTCCCTATAGAACTGTAAAAAGAATAATAAAGAATGAATCAAAACAAGATTTTGATGCATTTAAAACACAAATGTTTCTTTCAAAAATTCGATACGCTATTATGTATTTAGCTATATTGATTGTCTCTTCAGTATCAATAAAAACCAATATATACAATGTAGTTATTATAGTTACTTGTAGTGTGGTTTTGTTTAATGAAGTAGTTCAATTTATTTTAACCTTATGTTGAAAAAATGGGAAAGATGTAAAGATATTAGAAAAGTTGTATATTGTTGGTAAAACCTATAATTCAAAATCAAAAAAAGTGAACGATGAAGTTATTGAGTTTATAGAACAAAACAAGGGAATTGCAAATTACAAGGAAATAGGTAAAAAATTTGATATTTCAAATGAAACGTTAAATAAAATTGTTCAAAGTGAATCTGGATTCACGTTTAAACAATATTCATTAAATTTAAAAATGAAATATGCAAAGAAATTATTAGAAGAAAACAAATATTCAACTCAAGAAATAGCTGAAATGTGTGGATATAATTCAAAGTCTTCATTTTTAAAAGCTTATAAAGCTCATAATAATTAA
- a CDS encoding metal-sensitive transcriptional regulator, which translates to MKKTIRQEEVKKTYTQHLNRVKGQVEGVVNLIANDAYCLDVINQINAIRGSLLSVSKKLVNEHIDGCVKNGHNSEEHLEEIKDLIDKLSK; encoded by the coding sequence ATGAAAAAGACAATAAGACAAGAAGAGGTTAAAAAAACCTACACACAACATTTAAATAGAGTTAAAGGACAGGTGGAAGGTGTTGTTAATTTAATTGCAAACGATGCTTACTGTTTAGATGTAATAAATCAAATTAATGCTATTAGAGGTTCTTTACTATCAGTTTCAAAGAAACTTGTAAATGAACACATTGATGGTTGTGTTAAAAATGGTCATAATAGCGAAGAACATTTAGAAGAAATAAAAGATTTGATAGATAAACTATCAAAATAA
- a CDS encoding heavy-metal-associated domain-containing protein, with translation MQTIKLEVKEIKCQGCANKIIKSVKKIKGVKNIEVNVEAKIVDIEFDNVKASIDKITDAIGKLNYNPVMI, from the coding sequence ATGCAAACCATAAAATTAGAAGTTAAAGAAATTAAATGCCAAGGATGTGCAAATAAAATAATAAAAAGTGTAAAAAAAATTAAAGGGGTTAAAAATATTGAAGTAAATGTAGAGGCAAAAATAGTTGATATAGAATTTGATAATGTTAAAGCAAGTATTGATAAAATAACTGATGCAATTGGAAAATTAAATTACAATCCAGTAATGATCTAA
- a CDS encoding heavy metal translocating P-type ATPase: MLQETFKITGMTCANCKNVITKKVNNLANVSKAKVNLSLNTLKVEGNDNLSEQEIIKAVHEAGYKAEVLEDNDFKTKDLELTIMSIKFLLSLVLTLPMWIAMVLMLSKNHSDFSMFLHNPIFQASLTGVVEFVIGWKFFVEVFYGIKNKKTNMSFLVVVGTLSAIGLSIYNATQNNWQTNMSSHPLYFETAATIITLVLLGKVLETLAKNKTTNSLKSLTKLLPSKAVKLVDGKEIEVELKELKVGDIVVVKPGTSIPLDGIVIEGISYVNESMLTGESKPVKKTVGSEVVGASINNDGNLKIEITQIGKNTTISKIVELVKDAQTSEIEIQKTVDKISAWFIPIIFTLTIITFIAWSIYYKNFNEIAFVNSIAVLVIACPCALGLATPTAIMVGTGRAAQNGILFKGGNMIEKLAKVNTIIFDKTGTLTKGLMEVKEFEMLDKEFDRKLAIDILKSVEINSNHPIAKAISNWKVDNFKQLQVNSFENVTSYGIQANVENYFVRIGKPLWFNMDQRSIQQVEILQQKGQTVFVLEIDNKIIAFVSVSDSLKENAKKLIKQINDLNIETVLLTGDSNLAAESIGKELGIKTIYSETLVSQKAKVVEEFQNQGKIVAMVGDGINDSVALTKADIGISTNDSSGIAIDSSDVVLMKEDLLDVVKTIKAAKKTLGKIKTNLFWAFVYNSVAIPLAMFGILMPEIAALAMALSSVSVVINSLFLKIK, translated from the coding sequence ATGTTACAAGAAACTTTTAAAATAACAGGTATGACCTGTGCCAATTGTAAAAATGTTATTACAAAAAAAGTGAATAATTTAGCTAATGTATCAAAAGCAAAAGTAAATTTATCTTTAAACACATTAAAAGTTGAAGGAAATGATAACTTAAGTGAACAAGAAATTATTAAAGCAGTTCATGAAGCTGGATATAAAGCAGAAGTTTTAGAAGACAATGATTTTAAAACTAAAGATTTAGAGTTAACTATTATGTCTATAAAATTTTTACTATCTCTAGTTTTGACTTTACCTATGTGAATAGCTATGGTTTTAATGTTATCTAAAAATCATTCTGATTTTTCAATGTTTCTGCATAATCCCATTTTCCAAGCTAGTTTAACAGGAGTGGTTGAGTTTGTGATAGGATGAAAATTTTTTGTTGAAGTTTTTTATGGAATAAAAAACAAAAAAACAAACATGTCATTTTTGGTTGTTGTGGGTACTTTATCTGCAATAGGTTTGAGTATTTATAACGCAACACAAAATAACTGACAAACAAATATGTCTTCTCACCCGTTGTATTTTGAAACAGCTGCAACCATTATCACTTTAGTGTTGCTGGGAAAAGTTTTAGAAACACTGGCTAAAAATAAAACTACAAACTCTTTAAAATCTTTAACAAAATTACTACCAAGCAAAGCTGTTAAACTTGTTGATGGAAAAGAAATTGAAGTTGAATTAAAGGAACTTAAAGTTGGAGATATAGTTGTTGTTAAACCGGGAACTTCAATACCGTTGGACGGTATTGTAATTGAAGGAATTAGTTATGTAAATGAATCAATGTTAACTGGAGAATCAAAACCAGTTAAAAAAACAGTGGGAAGTGAAGTTGTTGGTGCAAGTATTAATAATGATGGTAATTTAAAAATTGAAATTACTCAAATTGGTAAAAATACTACAATTTCTAAAATTGTGGAACTTGTAAAAGATGCTCAAACTTCAGAAATAGAAATTCAAAAAACTGTAGATAAAATTTCAGCTTGATTTATTCCAATTATTTTTACCTTGACCATAATAACTTTTATTGCTTGATCCATTTATTACAAAAACTTTAATGAAATTGCCTTTGTAAATTCTATTGCAGTTTTAGTTATTGCATGTCCTTGTGCTTTAGGTTTAGCTACACCAACAGCAATAATGGTAGGAACTGGAAGAGCTGCACAAAACGGAATTTTGTTTAAAGGTGGAAACATGATTGAAAAACTTGCTAAAGTTAATACAATTATTTTTGATAAAACTGGAACACTAACAAAAGGATTAATGGAAGTTAAAGAATTTGAAATGTTAGATAAAGAATTTGATAGAAAACTAGCTATTGACATTCTAAAGAGTGTTGAAATAAATTCAAACCATCCAATTGCAAAAGCAATATCAAATTGAAAGGTTGATAATTTTAAACAACTACAAGTAAACTCATTTGAAAATGTAACTAGTTATGGAATTCAAGCTAATGTAGAAAATTATTTTGTTAGAATTGGTAAACCGTTGTGATTTAATATGGACCAAAGATCCATACAACAAGTTGAGATATTACAACAAAAAGGACAAACCGTATTTGTTTTAGAAATAGATAATAAAATAATTGCTTTTGTCTCTGTTTCTGATTCACTAAAAGAAAACGCTAAAAAACTTATAAAACAAATTAATGATTTAAATATTGAAACTGTGCTTTTGACAGGTGACAGTAATTTGGCTGCAGAAAGTATTGGGAAAGAATTAGGGATTAAAACCATTTATAGTGAAACACTAGTTTCACAAAAAGCTAAAGTTGTAGAAGAATTCCAAAATCAGGGAAAAATAGTTGCTATGGTAGGTGATGGAATAAATGATTCTGTTGCCCTTACAAAAGCAGATATAGGAATATCTACAAATGATAGTTCAGGAATAGCTATTGATTCCAGTGATGTTGTTCTAATGAAAGAAGATTTACTAGATGTTGTAAAAACCATTAAAGCAGCCAAAAAAACATTAGGTAAAATAAAAACTAATTTATTTTGAGCTTTTGTTTATAATTCTGTAGCTATTCCGTTGGCAATGTTTGGGATACTAATGCCCGAAATTGCAGCGCTAGCTATGGCTTTATCTTCAGTTTCTGTTGTTATAAACTCGTTGTTTTTAAAAATTAAATAA
- a CDS encoding lipoprotein, whose translation MKKLLSILSVISLQTATVSTVVACRKTPKIDNVEDEKPGEEELDDTAEKLTLRNEFLTEANNLIRDYIDGVKSESLMNTIEAALIANSFIKDEILNQLLGDKETVKVDLTNEQKNLINRDIETSLKLASSLKPLLENFKEVEKYSFLFNGINSIYKSFSIVDDLEITKSISEDEKESNYLVSFKIEVALNYSFNNVTEDHLYLSGNLNYNLVSSDSIFNALKELALKLPKLIYEENKDFFDLDSDILDTNNQAFSAKNDDALYHFSKADNKKKLDDIVNLQAKDIIGGGDVNAITFVANSSKVLDRLYGEQNIAATLSEKSFVEQAIMLKDHENITDQSKIEAFETDYSSNFDKDQFRSNAKTIISNNFGVELIDEQNKQFIEYGSFELSDIVVSAFGMEISLNSFNLLYTYNTEKVFSQEVVKALENLQKLWGIEETSERYAALKIKENEENSITKDIWDSFKAYPTKPFEKINKDVAKYYSPALQGTAISSMIIDNDNGKKNPYAEVWDEGFAIFYSGYGEDQMGRNGGWKLVTKFDDITFTIEAWNIEGYKDFFRGIRGQNTFIIERK comes from the coding sequence ATGAAAAAATTATTAAGTATATTATCAGTTATAAGTTTACAAACTGCCACAGTTTCAACTGTAGTGGCATGTAGAAAAACACCAAAAATCGACAATGTAGAGGATGAAAAGCCCGGGGAAGAAGAGTTAGACGATACTGCTGAAAAATTAACTCTAAGAAATGAATTTTTAACAGAAGCTAATAATTTAATTAGAGATTATATTGATGGAGTTAAAAGTGAATCTTTAATGAACACAATAGAGGCTGCATTAATTGCTAATAGTTTCATTAAAGATGAAATTTTAAATCAACTACTTGGTGATAAAGAAACGGTTAAAGTTGATTTAACAAATGAACAAAAAAACCTTATAAATCGAGACATCGAAACTTCTCTAAAACTAGCTTCAAGTCTAAAACCACTTTTGGAGAACTTCAAAGAAGTTGAAAAGTATTCATTTTTATTTAATGGAATAAATTCAATTTATAAATCTTTTTCAATTGTAGACGATTTAGAAATAACTAAAAGTATTTCAGAAGATGAAAAAGAAAGCAACTATCTTGTTAGTTTTAAAATAGAGGTTGCATTAAACTATAGTTTTAATAATGTTACAGAAGATCATTTGTATTTGTCAGGAAATTTAAATTATAATTTAGTTTCTTCTGACAGTATATTTAATGCTCTTAAAGAATTAGCTTTGAAATTACCAAAATTAATTTATGAAGAAAACAAAGATTTTTTTGACCTAGATTCAGATATATTAGATACTAATAATCAAGCATTTTCTGCAAAAAATGATGATGCCCTTTATCATTTTTCTAAAGCAGATAACAAAAAGAAACTAGATGATATAGTGAATTTACAAGCTAAAGACATTATTGGTGGAGGAGATGTAAATGCTATTACTTTTGTTGCAAACTCTTCTAAAGTATTAGACAGGTTATATGGTGAGCAAAATATAGCAGCAACTTTAAGTGAAAAAAGTTTTGTAGAACAAGCCATAATGTTAAAGGACCATGAAAATATTACTGATCAAAGCAAAATAGAAGCTTTTGAAACAGATTATTCTAGTAACTTTGATAAAGACCAATTTAGAAGTAACGCCAAAACTATCATTTCCAATAATTTTGGTGTTGAATTAATAGATGAACAGAATAAACAATTTATTGAATATGGAAGTTTTGAGTTGAGTGATATAGTTGTATCTGCATTTGGAATGGAGATAAGTTTAAATTCATTTAATTTACTTTACACTTATAATACTGAAAAAGTATTTTCACAAGAAGTTGTAAAGGCTTTAGAAAATCTTCAAAAATTATGAGGTATTGAAGAAACTAGCGAAAGATATGCTGCTTTAAAAATTAAAGAAAACGAAGAAAATTCAATTACAAAAGATATTTGAGATTCATTTAAAGCGTATCCCACAAAACCTTTTGAAAAAATTAATAAAGATGTGGCTAAATATTATTCTCCCGCATTACAAGGAACAGCAATTTCAAGCATGATAATTGATAATGACAATGGTAAGAAAAATCCTTATGCAGAAGTGTGGGATGAAGGATTTGCAATATTCTATTCAGGATATGGAGAAGATCAAATGGGTCGAAATGGTGGTTGAAAATTGGTGACAAAATTTGATGACATCACATTCACCATAGAAGCTTGAAATATTGAAGGTTATAAAGATTTCTTTAGAGGAATAAGAGGACAAAATACATTTATTATTGAAAGAAAGTAG
- a CDS encoding ABC transporter ATP-binding protein translates to MRRKEHIITFKGFTKKFKNNVVGPIDLAIEQGKFVALLGSSGSGKTVILDSMMGLIKKYKGTITFAGYNRKRAKSYKANASLGVYQQVDFSLETLTCYDYLKMRCNYTGLKKENQKEVLEFWMKYFDLWESRKKRIQNFSLGMKNRVNLILCFLNNPDIYILDEPGANLDSMWRNKINNLFRELKSLNKTLIVSSHNINEIIDLIDNYIVVYNGSKIFEGSKEELNIYTKYKIFLSEKFDVKEFREFLDEKGIRTFKYDEEEISIIFATKNLLQINWSFLYFIKKGIPIINVTKLSVNMESIHKALEDQISFLGDETGEVNPRRKRVKINK, encoded by the coding sequence ATGAGAAGAAAAGAGCACATAATAACTTTTAAAGGTTTTACAAAGAAGTTTAAAAATAATGTAGTAGGTCCAATTGATTTAGCTATTGAACAAGGAAAGTTTGTAGCCTTATTAGGTTCTAGTGGTTCAGGAAAAACAGTTATTCTTGACAGTATGATGGGTTTAATAAAAAAATATAAAGGAACTATTACATTTGCAGGGTATAACAGGAAAAGAGCAAAATCGTATAAAGCAAATGCAAGTCTTGGTGTTTATCAACAAGTGGATTTTTCTTTAGAAACACTTACTTGTTATGATTATTTAAAAATGAGATGTAATTACACAGGTTTGAAGAAAGAAAACCAAAAAGAGGTTCTAGAGTTTTGAATGAAATATTTTGATTTATGAGAATCAAGAAAAAAGAGAATACAAAATTTTTCCCTGGGAATGAAAAATAGAGTTAATTTAATTTTGTGTTTCTTGAATAACCCAGATATTTATATTCTAGATGAACCTGGTGCCAATTTAGATTCAATGTGAAGAAACAAAATTAATAACCTTTTTAGAGAATTGAAGAGTTTAAATAAAACTTTAATTGTTTCATCGCATAATATTAATGAAATTATTGATTTAATCGACAACTATATAGTTGTATATAATGGAAGTAAAATATTTGAGGGAAGTAAGGAAGAATTGAATATTTATACTAAGTACAAAATATTTCTCTCAGAAAAGTTTGATGTAAAAGAATTTAGAGAATTTTTGGATGAAAAAGGTATTAGAACTTTTAAATATGATGAAGAAGAAATATCTATTATTTTTGCAACAAAAAATTTATTACAAATAAATTGGTCTTTTCTATATTTTATAAAAAAGGGAATTCCGATTATAAATGTTACTAAATTATCAGTTAATATGGAATCAATTCATAAAGCTTTGGAAGATCAAATATCTTTTTTGGGAGATGAAACTGGAGAAGTTAACCCTAGAAGAAAAAGGGTGAAAATCAATAAGTAG